A region from the Lycium barbarum isolate Lr01 chromosome 8, ASM1917538v2, whole genome shotgun sequence genome encodes:
- the LOC132605956 gene encoding uncharacterized protein LOC132605956 isoform X2, with protein MELNSTTLAGNEQCDEQGSSTQKRKRGKTKMVSVHGRHERKLIVLNKLGQPISPTKDDMTELSSFLGTLARNATLCPLDVEDWKKMDTKKDLWDYTKEKYDIPKIAKKWTLGVIQGAWRRRKHDLKIDHFDPYANDEIRMEKRPDDVPTSQFKELLKYWNSKNIPES; from the exons ATGGAATTGAATTCTACTACTCTTGCAGGAAATGAACAATGTGATGAACAAG GCTCTTCcactcaaaaaagaaaaagaggtaAAACAAAGATGGTAAGCGTACACGGAAGACATGAACGTAAATTGATTGTACTCAATAAGCTCGGTCAACCTATTAGTCCTACTAAAGATGATATGACAGAGTTGAGTAGCTTTCTCGGTACATTGGCAAGAAATGCGACCCTTTGTCCTCTTGATGTAGAAGATTGGAAGAAAATGGACACAAAAAAGGATTTGTGGGATTATACCAAG GAGAAATATGATATTCCTAAGATTGCAAAAAAATGGACATTGGGAGTAATTCAAGGTGCTTGGAGAAGGCGTAAGCATGATTTGAAAATAGATCACTTTGATCCCTATGCTAATGACGAAATTCGAATGGAAAAGAGGCCTGATGATGTTCCAACATCTCAGTTTAAGGAACTTCTCAAATATTGGAACTCGAAAAATATTCCAG AAAGTTGA
- the LOC132605955 gene encoding uncharacterized protein LOC132605955, producing the protein MRELKKREIICHLYSLRPAIQLEVGKKKKNKNFDMHLQLCSETHRYVLFNTGDEQVENIIKEHKSLIDNHSRSNAWVRVQSHSQEFADWFKKKVKTIEVPNHLIQLAKGPNTAAKRYTAYFINGYQFHTMKRDSRCKTQNYGVTLSATTDSFASARGQNPIDGEVVYYGSIKDIIEIDYWICFSVVLFECDWFHNEIDEYGLTRVYFNKLCSTEDPFVLASQVHQVFMWRIQLRKMFIMQGTKSPLICMIWRKRIALILKTHFGGSPMITLVHQIDYPMLISYGQEKTYLVMSLICHLMYKIQKIWKHQKKRMTLMIPIGIGWWLMIEEGTFQLFFLNIYKYGNFRIFLCYIFFFVPSF; encoded by the exons ATGAGGGAATTGAAAAAGAGGGAAATAATTTGCCATCTATATTCCCTAAGACCGGCCATCCAATTGGAAGtggggaaaaaaaagaaaaacaagaattTTGACATGCATTTACAGTTATGTTCCGAAACACATCGATATGTTTTGTTCAATACTGGAGATGAACAAGTGGAGAACATTATCAA GGAACATAAGAGCTTAATTGATAATCATAGTAGATCAAATGCATGGGTAAGAGTACAGAGTCATAGTCAGGAATTCGCCGACTGGTTTAAAAAGAAAGTTAAAACCATTGAAGTGCCCAATCACTTAATACAGCTAGCTAAAGGGCCAAATACGGCAGCAAAACGATATACTGCATATTTCATCAACGGATATCAATTTCATACAATGAAGCGGGATAGCAGATGCAAGACTCAGAATTATGGAGTGACATTGTCCGCAACGACGGATAGTTTTGCTAGTGCTAGAGGCCAAAATCCCATCGATGGAGAGGTTGTCTATTATGGATCTATTAAGGATATCATTGAGATTGATTATTGGATTTGCTTTAGTGTTGTATTATTTGAATGTGATTGGTTTCATAATGAAATAGATGAATATGGGTTAACTCGGGTATACTTCAATAAATTATGTAGTACTGAAGACCCCTTTGTACTAGCATCTCAAGTGCATCAAGTTTTTATGTGGAGGATCCAATTGAGAAAGATGTTTATTATGCAAGGAACAAAGTCCCCGTTGATTTGTATGATTTGGAGGAAGAGAATTGCGCTAATATTGAAGACACATTTTGGAGGGAGCCCGATGATAACATTGGTTCATCAAATAGATTATCCGATGTTGATCTCATATGGTCAAGAGAAGACGTACCTGGTGATGTCATTGATATGCCATCTCATGTACAAGATTCAGAAGATATGGAAACATCAGAAGAAGAGGATGACTTTGATGATACCAATTGGGATTGGATGGTGGCTGATGATTGAAGAAGGGACTTTCcagcttttttttttaaatatatacaaatatggaAACTTTAGAATATTTCTCTGTTACATTTTCTTTTTTGTACCATCGTTTTGA